agaattggtaatatcatgtaccatttttaaaagaTTCCAAGAAAACAAGAGTGATCAGGCAAAACACattacttttatttcttatgggatttatattcaactgtaggttataacagattggcacaatcataaaacaaaacaaagaaaaaaaaaaaaaagacccctgttcaaaagtctgcatacccttagttcttaatactgtgtattgccccctttagcatcgatgacagcatgcagtcttttgtaaagGTCGTCTATGagacccctaattcttgcaggtggcatAGCTGCCgattcatcttggcaaaatgcctccaggtcatgcaaagtctttggtcatcttgcatgaaccacacccattgagatctccccagagtggctcgatgatattaaggtcaggagactgtgacagccactccagaaccttcacatttttctgctgtaaccacttaAGGTACtgtaacttggccttgtgcttagagtcattgtcatgctggaaagtccaagagcgtcccatgtgtAACCTTCAtgtagaagaatgcaaattgcctgccagtattttctgataacatgttgCATTCACgctgccatcaattttcacaagattccccgtgcctttagagctcacacacccccaaaacatcactgagccaccaccatgcttcacagtggggatggtattcttttcactttaTGCCTTGTTAACCTTTCTCCAAACATAGTGcgtatggttgtgaccataaagctctatttagtctcatcactccaaattacagtgtgccaaaagctgtgaggtgtgtcaaggtgttgttagGCATATTTTAACCGggattttttgtggcattggtgcagtaaagacttctttctggcaactctataatgcagctcatttttgttcaggtatcgtcgtattgtgttccttgaaacaaccacgccATCTttctccagagcagcctgtatttgtcctgaggttacctgtgcgtttttctttgtatcccaaacaattcttctggcagttgtgcctgaattctttcttggtctacctgaccttccTTGGCTTGAGATtcccgaattttccacttcttaataagtgattgaacagtactgactggcattttcaaggctttggatatctttttatatccttttccatctttataaagttccattaccctATTACACAGGTTttctgacagttcttttctgctccccatggctcagtatcttgCCTGCTCAGTGCAgccacatgagagctaacaagctcattgactatttatacacagacagtaattgcaattttaaaagccacaggtgtgggaaattaacctttgccattttaacctgtttgtgacaccttgtgtgtctgtaacaagaccaaacattcaagggtatgtaaactttcctgtcctattgtgttttataccccacctcctatagactaagcttgttgagcagggtcctcttcaacctattgttcctgtaagttttcttgtaattgtcctatttatagttaaatccccgctCTTATAATATTGAGCacaactataaaataaaaattacctgTGGCACTGGAAGGGTtttaaaaccccccaaaaaccctGTCACTTACTTGATTCCATCGgctctgggtcaggctctgcctccgCTCCTCTTCCGCCACTAGAGGTGGCAttagccctgcaaggtaattattgcagttcatcaataactgcaacaattacaattgcagggtttaggggactgggacagtgcacccagaccacttcattgagcttaagtggtctgggttcctatagtgtccctttaaggaacactctaagcaccagaccACTGCAGAGTGCTGTAGATGTTATGAAGCTGGGGTGGATTGGAACCATCCCTGGGTTAGCACTTAAACATTTTATGATTGTTTTGACAACTTAAGAGGCATTCAATGAAGCCAAGTTATTATGTCCTTTGAAGATTTTGCAGCAAGCTAGGTCTAAGCTTCCAGCAAGTGCCTGGGTTTCACAGGAGGCTGCAGCCACCACCCAGCAATCCCCAAGTAAGTTGTGAAACTATTGGGAGCATGATTCTACTCCAAAGAATTCATTATTCCGGATTCACTTTGTTCAGATGCTTCTCACTGAGTCATTGAGCACACACTGCGCATGCACTGCAAATGGTCAGTACCATTtctcaaaaacaaaaatctgcaaggTTGGTATTTAGGTCCTTTAACcacttaacctccctggcggtattcccgagcgtgactcggggttaattttcactgccagaagcggtaaccccgagtcacgctcggcgtagataagatttacttacctccgccgcgatccgcttcgggaggactgcctcacagcccaggcagccctcccacggcaaatcaggcccccgagggccatgtgatcactctcaaagagcgatcacatggccctctatagctggctgtggatctgccagcagggggactgtttgaaatatcagacagtccccctgctggtgggaagtataaaaaaaaacaaaaaagacaagtgtaaaaataaattaaatatattttattaattaaaataataaataaataaaataataaaataaataaataaaatattgaaacaaaatttaatataaattatatatgcatatgtaatttgcttctaactgtattttgttaatatatatatatatatatatatatataggtaacaaaatacacttagaatgacattctatatatatctatatatatatatatatatatatttataaaatacaaataagcgcaaatatatatatatatatatatatagataaatacatataattacataaaagattacattagtatacacgtagaatttaaatacctataaatgcatatatattaaaattctacatgtatatttaaataatcttttaacgtaattatgtgatttgattaattaaaatttgattgacatgcctgacatgggggcggaactgggcgggtaattcaaatgcaaaaaaatggtaccgcttttggtacaaaattcctgacataatcataccgccagggaggttaaggacacatgacatgtgtgtcactgtcatgattccgttttattccagaagtttggtccttaaggggttaatcactctaataagtgattttggtgcttacactgttcctctatttaaaataataGAACCCTAATGGCAATAAGCAAAGACAACACAAGAGGGCAGTCAATACCAAGAAAAGAGCAGAGGAAAAACAAAagtggtttattaaaaaaagatgaatcaaaaggaaaattaaaatgaagtctaaaaaacaaaaaattacataaaatgaCATTTTTACCTCTCACCGGTAACCTCTATAGTGGAATTGAATGCCCCTATTTTGGTTCTAAGTCTTTTTTGCCGTAGGAAAAAACATGACAGCTAGTCTGCAACACATTTTACCTGTTGTTCCTTGTAGAGGATCCTGATTAGCACAGGCAGCCAATTGGAGACGACTGGTGTCTTTGTTGAAACCTAGCCAGCCCCATCCTGATCCTTGCACTCCAACAGATAAGGCAgacagtttttccttaaatttctCAAATGAACCAAAATCACGCTTTATGGCTTCCAGCAGCTCACCTGACCAAATAAATGTGATATAAGCAGGCATGGAACTTTAAAGCCACATTATTTTACGAATAAGTATACGTTTGGCAATTACcaacaaatgtacaaaatatgataaagaaaataaaatggatgATGAAAAATTGCATAAAAACTAAGAGAAAACttctcattttcttttatttttatatacgaatcatcataaaaataaaaaaatatgttatttatttttatatactaaCCTTGAGGTTCTCCACCCCCATTGGGTGAAAGATTTGTCCAGAAAATTGTGTGATTTATATGCCCACCACCATTAAACTTAAGTGCCGGTTGAAGAGAGACCTGGGCAGTCACATCCTCTGAAAAATAAAAGCAGTACAATTAGGCATGACACGTTATGCAAACACTTTAATTCTTTTACAAAGCTACTTAGATTGTAAAAGAGAAATAAAGGTAGCAGGAAATTCTAAACTGACTCCACTTTCATATatttggagtgtccttttaacggAATACTTCAAGAAGCATAAAAACTACTAAGTGCTATAGCAGTTATGGTACCAAGACTGACCTGACATCCACCCcctatgtaagtagtcaaaccgtctCAGCCTATGATCTAAGCCCAGCACTGCCGAGCATCGCTCAGAGAAGAGTTTCTAGCTGCAGGGAGAAGTAGAGAGTGGCTGCTGTAGTTGTggtgcttggattttttttttttttatgagaaaaATGCTTCTTCAcaaaggaaattttttttttttaataaaatacacctacacacacacaccacaacccactttaaccccttaaggacacatgacatgtgtgacatgtcatgattcccttttattccagaagtttggtccttaaggggttaatgataaaaAATTGGGCGCCACATCCATATTGTAAAATACTGTAGGCCAAGTTAGGAATACATAAAAATGCCTATAGTAATAATCATGAACCAgtaaggggtatattcactaaactctgaatgaaATTTAAATGCAAAATACCATGTACATCAAATCCTGCTCATGCACATTCCAGCTATAGGAGTCATTACCATTTCCCATTTTATTGAAGTTTTATGTTATTGGTCAATATACCTTTAGCCAGAGCCTCTGCATATTTTTCTTCTGCAATATTTAGGTTGTTTACGTAAGCAGCATGATGTTTACTATGGTGGAGCTGCATTATCTCAGCATTAATATGTGGTTGTAATGCTCCATAATCATAAGGCAAGTCAGGCAAAGTATGCTTCTGTCTTGAAAGAAGGCATCCCAAGGCTGGAACAAGTTTAAAGCTGGACCTGCACATGTATGAGAAATAGAACATGCTTCATCATCGACATTAAACATAATGATATTTATCAATGCTAAAACTTTAATCAGCAACAGAATGGACGTTCAACAGATTCAGTGGAAATCCAAATACAGGACCAAAAACAGCCAGTAGATAAAATGGATAGTTAGATAAATTAGGGTCCCCATATCGATGATCTCTGCAAAAGCATGTACTGGCTGGGGTGCTGAGACTGCGcatttaaatatgcaaaaaaaaaaaacaggttaatCTGTAAGTGTTTGAATTTGTGGAATTATTGATATGAAGCCAGACATCAAATATAAGCTGACTTGCCTATAGTAAATATGACAATCACAAATCCAGTTGAAATTATTTTAACAAAATGGTGTGAATCCAAAACACATTTgtcctttagtgaataaacataagAATCTACTCAAGACATTTAAAAGAATATGCGAACCTCATTTAGTTTATATATGTGGGCAAATGTGATAGCATGGCAGGCTGGAATTTTTCTATACCACTACCATTCACTAAACCGCAATATGCGAACTATAACATTTATTAaaagtggatctgtcactttGTAGGATCTGTGTATATTGCAAAGTCCCCAATGGTAACAACACTACCTGGGGAACAGTGGCCTGGCTCTGCAGTGGAGGTGTATTATATGCTGCCATCTTCGATCGCcggctcctggtgcttcatcAGCCAGGAGCCCACATCAGTGTTGTACACTCACACATGCACAGAGTACAACAATGTGGTGTATGGAgggttattattagcatttacatagtgccaacatattctgcagcgctgcacAGTTAGAGTAGGGATATTAGACAAGAAATTGACTAGAAATTTCGAGAGAAAAAAGGTAAAAACCGCCATTCACACACAACCTTACAATCTAGGATCTTGTGAGACCGCAGGAGCCTCCATAGACATTGACAATGCATTATTCCCACTTTTAATGACAGCTGGGGGAAGTGACTACATTTGATGGCAGTAGCTCTGCCGTTTGTCAAGTTAAGAATTTCGCTGAAATGCTAAGTTTCataaaggttttatttttatgaaatgctcaAGTTTTTGAGGgtgacactttaaccccttcatgacattAGGATGTTCCATGCCATCCTCCATAGAGTGGGCTTTAACACAATTCCGATAGGACGGCATGGAACATACCAGCAGTTTGGTTTGAGCTGGGTTAAATCCCAGCTCACATCATGGAGCCCCAGGTACCAATTGATACTGGAGGCCTTTGTaatggccccagactgacagatggGCTTTATGTAGTGCTCAAAGTGAACGCTGTATACAGccccttaaagtgaacctgtcatcacAAGTTTGCGGTATTCTAACCATCTGGCTTGACTCATGttatacaattaaagggacactatagtgtcaggaatacaaacatgtattccttacactacagTGCTGAAGTGGCTCTTTAAGTGACCACCCCCCTATCTGTGCAGTAAAAAGCTGTGGCTCAGCAAATCCAAtgtattcccataggaaagcattgggaggctattgtgcatagagatgcattgaatcagcacAGACTTGCTTTCCATAACAGGTTAAAAGCCCCAGTCTTTATGTTGgctttgtgtaaataaaatggATATGTTCTCTATCTACATTTTAAAACTGCCTGTCTAATGTTgctgcaataaatacattttcgcTGTTTCTCTCCTCTGGGTTCGGGTGGTGTGGTATAGGGTTGGTTACCTACCATAAATTCATAGAGATCCTGTACATAGAAGACATTTAGAAGTCAGAACAGATACGTGAATCTATTTTGATCTCTTTATTAAGCTGCACTGAAAGTGTAAattattaccatatatactcgagtataagccgacccgaatataagccgaggccgctaattttaccacaaaaaactgggaaaacttattgactcgagtataagactagggtgggaaatgcagcagctactggtaaatttctaaataaaattagatcctaaaaaaattatattaactgaatatttatttacagtgtatatataatgaatgcagtgtgtgcccatgagggcagtgtgagtgtgtgcccatgagggcagtgtgagtgtgtgcccatgagggcagtgtgagtgtgtgcccatgagggcagtgtgagtgtgtgcccatgagggcagtgtgagtgtgtgcccatgagggcagtgtgagtgtgtgcccatgagggcagtgtgagtgtgtgcctgagggcagtgtgagtgtgtgcctgagggcagtgtgagtgtgtgcatgagttgCAGAGCCtcggtgggggggtgggcatttttattattttttattattattttattatttaaaaaaaaatattattttattttattattatttatattttttttcgtcccccctccctgcttgatacatggcagggaggtgggctctcactccctggtggtccagtggtattggcagttcagtggaggggacttacactgggagctgacaggggagctgaccagaccggcgcggaggagaagggagctgacaggagctgcaggagaggtaagtaaacgcttcctgccagcccccctcctgcacagccccttgtctgtattatggcaatgtaaattgccataatacagacattgactcgagtataagtcgagttggggtttttcagcacaaaaaatgtgccgaaaaactcgacttatactcgagtatatacggtatatgccaaaatgtaaaagaaaacaaaaaaaaactaaactttttttcatCCACTTTTTAACAATTTATTTAgcctcaaagggacactatagtcaccagaacaactacagcttaaagtagcacgatagggtcaggaacacaaacatgtatcctgatcctatagggttaaaaccaccatcgagccaccctggtcccctcatgcctccctaaaaagctgctggctttgtcacggtttcctttagacctgccccactgcctgctgacaccatcaaaagtggtggcctgatccaatcacaatgcttccccataggattggttaagactgacaaagaggcagatcaggggcagagccagcacaattcaaacacagccctggccaatcagcatctcctcatagagatgaattgaatcaataaatctctatgaggaaagttcagtgtctgcatgcagagggaggaggatactgaatgtttggatgcattttgggcagctatgacccaggaaggatctctaacagccatctaaggagtggccagtgaagttatcactaggctgtaatgtaaacactgcattttctctgaaaagacagtgtttacagcaaaaagcctgaaggtaatgattctactcaccagaacaaattcaataagctgtaggtgtgtgtgtgtgtgtgtgtgtgtgtgtaaaaagtaaaaaacgaaattgaacgctaactttggccagtgtttgtgactaagtggctactaaaaaagactggacataccccatttgcaataccttgggttgtcttcttttgcaaatggtatgccatcatggaggtaattctcattcgtgggctaccatacgctctcaaaggcaaggtaaccaacctggcaatgttcaatgtaaaaatatttgacccatatatatgaaaatgtaactttcaaaaacgctataaaacctgtactgggggggggggggtactgttatattctggagactttgctgaccacaaatattagggtttcaaaacaggaaaatgtatcacaacaatatcatcagtaaaagtgctgtttgtgtattaaaaatgcaaaaaaagtcactttcactgacaataacatcgctgtgatatgttttactttttttaatcactaatatttgtgttcagcgaagtctcccgagtaaaacagtaccccccatttacatgttttagggtgtcataaaaaaagtaaaacacagtgctagcaaattaaattctctggactttcggcctgggttgtcaggcaggtccctcaaattgcaaatcaataaaatgaattaggtaaaaatattacataaatacgcacgtagaatttaaataaatatatatagtttgaCATGTTaacgcagagtaggcacctgctctcccaacattgcaggtgc
This region of Pelobates fuscus isolate aPelFus1 chromosome 2, aPelFus1.pri, whole genome shotgun sequence genomic DNA includes:
- the SOD2 gene encoding superoxide dismutase [Mn], mitochondrial, whose amino-acid sequence is MLCRVSLCGRSSFKLVPALGCLLSRQKHTLPDLPYDYGALQPHINAEIMQLHHSKHHAAYVNNLNIAEEKYAEALAKEDVTAQVSLQPALKFNGGGHINHTIFWTNLSPNGGGEPQGELLEAIKRDFGSFEKFKEKLSALSVGVQGSGWGWLGFNKDTSRLQLAACANQDPLQGTTGLIPLLGIDVWEHAYYLQYKNVRPDYMKAIWNVVNWENVTERYRSAKK